The proteins below are encoded in one region of Pseudomonas putida NBRC 14164:
- the sctW gene encoding type III secretion system gatekeeper subunit SctW — MATIGQVPLRMPMLRPHQSSEPQPKVAAAPDDDATPAASVQRFVEDSDEMAAALRSQFRRRGDFGSKFEGFAESFERVLDEDVVPKARQIQSLAKLAERSIEWMLAQARGLFPDDSDLVLVLRELLREKVMAEATRQRLEALLQQVLVQSPPKRLKAGINSALKAKMFGKALALRAALLRDTYRSFLEFEGGPVESYEDWIAIYGYRHRGSVLEFIEAALLTDIDAHDPSCSRDEFGQLLGKLGDIKRLRSVDVVFIRGVLAEEQVCRHNASEPDWLVFMLGLLQFPDELDHLLSGLLGERLLLIAHHERAQLLQLLRLSCLALPQELFGDDQALERIAEQFTRLADLVFAHEAIGRHAALVARCPS; from the coding sequence ATGGCAACTATTGGCCAAGTGCCATTGCGCATGCCGATGTTGCGCCCGCATCAGAGCAGCGAGCCCCAGCCCAAGGTCGCTGCAGCGCCTGACGACGACGCTACCCCGGCAGCCAGCGTCCAGCGCTTTGTTGAGGACAGCGATGAGATGGCGGCTGCTCTGCGTTCTCAGTTTCGCCGAAGAGGCGATTTCGGCAGCAAGTTCGAAGGCTTTGCGGAAAGCTTCGAGCGGGTCCTGGATGAAGATGTGGTTCCCAAGGCTCGGCAGATCCAGTCGCTGGCCAAACTCGCTGAGCGCAGCATCGAATGGATGCTGGCGCAGGCTCGGGGGCTGTTCCCCGATGACAGTGATCTGGTGCTGGTACTGCGCGAACTGTTGCGTGAAAAAGTGATGGCTGAAGCGACTCGCCAGCGTCTGGAGGCGTTACTGCAACAGGTGCTCGTTCAGTCGCCGCCCAAGCGTTTGAAGGCCGGTATCAATTCGGCCCTGAAAGCCAAGATGTTCGGCAAGGCGCTGGCGTTGCGAGCGGCCTTGCTGCGTGACACCTATCGTTCGTTTTTGGAGTTTGAAGGCGGTCCGGTCGAGTCTTATGAGGACTGGATAGCTATCTACGGCTACCGGCATCGAGGCTCGGTCCTGGAGTTCATCGAGGCTGCGTTACTGACCGACATCGATGCCCACGACCCCAGTTGTTCTCGTGACGAGTTTGGGCAGCTGTTAGGAAAACTGGGTGATATCAAGCGCCTGCGTTCGGTCGATGTCGTGTTCATCCGGGGAGTGCTCGCAGAGGAACAGGTTTGCCGGCATAACGCCAGCGAGCCGGACTGGCTGGTGTTCATGCTGGGGCTGCTTCAGTTTCCCGACGAGCTCGACCATTTGCTGTCAGGCCTGTTGGGGGAGCGACTGTTGCTAATCGCGCACCATGAGCGCGCCCAACTGCTGCAACTGTTGCGACTGAGCTGCCTGGCGTTGCCGCAGGAGCTGTTTGGCGATGACCAGGCACTAGAGCGGATCGCCGAGCAGTTCACGCGCCTGGCGGACCTGGTGTTTGCCCATGAAGCCATTGGGCGGCATGCCGCGTTGGTTGCTCGCTGCCCCTCCTAG
- a CDS encoding EscV/YscV/HrcV family type III secretion system export apparatus protein, with product MLDKFLRSIISRPELLILTLMVMIIAMLIIPLPTPLVDFLIGLNIVIAILVFMGSFYIERILSFSTFPALLLITTLFRLALSISTSRLILVQADAGEIIASFGEFVIGDSLVVGFVIFAIVTIVQFIVITKGSERVAEVAARFSLDGMPGKQMSIDGDLKAGVIDAKEARERRSTLERESQLYGSFDGAMKFIKGDAIAGIIIIFVNFLGGIAIGVGQLGMDMSEALSTYTLLTIGDGLVAQIPALLIAIGAGFIVTRVNGDEANLGRNMMTQLLGHPFVLGITALLAVGVGMLPGFPAAVFLIIASALVALLFFRHRLEKKTSGNAPVTPLAADEGDAESELGLIENVDNMATETVALMLLVPSARVEALRAARLCERFRSQFFIDYGIRIPEPRLRGTDSLPPGQVAVLINEVRADQFDIHFDLLRVVDYKPELEHLGLDLTTGVDSNMQTSVWVRSTEREKLQNLGHQLRPAYDEFYRCLVTLLARNISEFFGVQESKVLLDEMEARYPDLVKEVYRHASVQKVAELLQRLVAERISVRNMKLILETLAHWALREKDVIALVEHVRGGLARYISNKFANGNDLRVLLLSPEFEDVVRRGIRQTSTGSFINLEPSASEELMDRLAVGLDSLHIPQKDMVILASVDVRRYIKKLIEGRFRELDVVSFGEISDSISVQVIKTL from the coding sequence ATGCTCGATAAATTCTTGCGCAGTATCATTTCTCGACCCGAGCTGCTGATCCTGACGCTCATGGTGATGATCATCGCCATGCTGATCATTCCATTGCCGACGCCGCTGGTGGATTTTCTGATCGGCCTGAACATCGTCATTGCGATCCTGGTATTCATGGGCTCGTTCTACATCGAACGGATCCTGAGTTTTTCCACCTTTCCCGCGCTGTTGTTGATCACCACATTGTTCCGGCTGGCGCTATCGATAAGTACCAGTCGGCTTATCCTGGTGCAGGCGGATGCGGGCGAGATCATCGCGTCTTTTGGTGAGTTTGTAATTGGCGACAGCCTGGTGGTGGGCTTCGTGATCTTCGCTATCGTCACCATCGTCCAGTTCATCGTCATTACCAAGGGGTCCGAGCGCGTAGCGGAAGTAGCTGCCCGGTTCTCCCTTGATGGCATGCCGGGCAAGCAAATGAGTATCGATGGCGACCTCAAGGCCGGTGTCATCGATGCCAAGGAGGCGCGTGAGCGGCGCAGTACGCTAGAGCGCGAAAGCCAGTTGTATGGATCCTTCGATGGCGCCATGAAGTTCATCAAGGGGGACGCGATCGCCGGGATCATCATCATTTTCGTCAACTTTCTCGGGGGGATCGCAATCGGTGTCGGGCAGCTGGGAATGGACATGTCCGAGGCGCTGTCGACCTACACATTGCTGACAATCGGTGACGGCCTTGTGGCGCAGATTCCCGCGCTGCTGATCGCCATCGGAGCGGGTTTCATCGTGACCCGGGTCAACGGAGACGAAGCCAACCTGGGGCGCAACATGATGACCCAACTGTTGGGGCATCCCTTTGTGCTGGGTATTACTGCCTTGCTCGCTGTCGGTGTGGGGATGCTGCCAGGGTTCCCGGCCGCGGTGTTTCTGATCATCGCCAGTGCATTGGTGGCCTTGCTGTTCTTTCGCCACCGGCTCGAGAAGAAAACCTCGGGTAACGCCCCCGTCACCCCTTTGGCGGCTGATGAGGGAGATGCCGAAAGTGAATTGGGCCTGATCGAGAACGTCGACAACATGGCCACCGAAACAGTCGCCTTGATGCTGCTGGTGCCGAGCGCCCGCGTCGAAGCACTGCGCGCTGCTCGGTTATGTGAGCGTTTTCGTAGTCAGTTCTTTATCGATTACGGCATCCGGATCCCCGAACCCCGATTGCGCGGTACTGACTCACTGCCGCCGGGGCAAGTCGCGGTATTGATCAACGAAGTGCGTGCAGACCAGTTCGATATCCACTTCGATCTGCTACGTGTTGTCGATTACAAGCCGGAGCTTGAGCATCTTGGTCTGGATCTGACCACGGGTGTCGACAGCAATATGCAAACCAGCGTATGGGTGCGCAGCACCGAGCGCGAAAAACTGCAGAACCTGGGGCATCAGTTGCGTCCGGCTTACGATGAATTCTATCGCTGCCTGGTGACCCTGCTGGCTCGCAATATTTCGGAGTTTTTCGGCGTGCAGGAAAGCAAGGTCCTGCTCGACGAGATGGAAGCCCGCTACCCCGACCTGGTCAAAGAAGTCTATCGCCACGCGTCGGTGCAGAAAGTCGCGGAGCTGCTGCAGCGCCTGGTCGCCGAGCGTATCTCCGTGCGCAACATGAAACTGATTCTTGAAACGCTTGCTCACTGGGCTTTGCGCGAGAAGGACGTGATTGCCTTGGTCGAGCACGTGCGCGGCGGCCTGGCGCGCTACATCAGCAACAAATTTGCCAACGGCAACGACCTGCGAGTGTTGCTGCTCTCGCCGGAGTTCGAGGACGTGGTGCGCAGGGGCATACGCCAGACCTCTACGGGCAGCTTCATCAACCTGGAGCCTTCGGCCAGCGAAGAGCTTATGGACCGGCTGGCAGTCGGGCTCGATAGCCTGCACATCCCTCAGAAAGACATGGTCATCCTGGCCTCGGTGGATGTGCGGCGCTACATCAAAAAACTGATTGAGGGCCGTTTTCGGGAGCTGGACGTGGTGTCGTTTGGTGAGATTTCCGACAGCATTTCAGTACAAGTGATCAAGACCCTTTAG
- the sctN gene encoding type III secretion system ATPase SctN, protein MQPPMSQASLERRAAHPLRLNGPLLEAALHNVVIGEVCEVRSNWRHAAVSARAQVIGFSPDAVLLSLLGDARGLSRESLIVPTGALLSLHCSAAMLGSVIDPQGRIVERLAPGDAFDGRDCPVDAAPPAYNQRRPVSQPMATGVRAIDGLLTCGIGQRIGIFAAAGSGKTSLMNMLIAHSEADVFVIGLIGERGREVTEFVETLRHSDKCTRCVVVYATSDFSSIDRCNAALQATAIAEYFRDQGRQVVLMLDSMSRYARARRDLALAAGEAPARRGYPASVFDSLPRLLERPGVTANGSITAFYTVLTESDDETDPIAEEIRSILDGHIYLSRKLAASGHFPAIDVLRSASRVAHQVTGADVQQLAASTRKVLARLEALQVLLDLGEYRHGENAANDQAMACRDALMAWLCQDLKEGCAPQATLESLHGLLG, encoded by the coding sequence ATGCAACCGCCAATGAGTCAGGCATCGCTGGAGCGCCGTGCTGCCCACCCGCTGCGTCTGAATGGTCCATTGCTTGAAGCGGCGCTGCACAATGTGGTTATCGGCGAAGTGTGCGAGGTGCGAAGCAACTGGCGTCACGCTGCGGTGAGCGCCCGAGCGCAAGTGATCGGCTTCAGCCCCGATGCGGTATTGCTCAGCTTGTTGGGTGATGCGCGAGGGTTGTCCCGTGAGTCGCTGATTGTACCGACTGGTGCTTTGCTCAGCCTGCATTGCAGCGCTGCCATGCTGGGTAGTGTGATCGACCCGCAGGGGCGGATAGTCGAACGTTTGGCTCCCGGCGATGCATTCGATGGTCGCGACTGTCCGGTGGATGCTGCTCCCCCAGCCTACAACCAGCGTCGTCCGGTGAGCCAGCCGATGGCCACCGGCGTACGGGCGATCGATGGCCTGCTCACGTGCGGCATAGGCCAACGTATCGGCATTTTTGCCGCCGCCGGATCAGGCAAGACTTCATTGATGAACATGCTGATCGCCCACAGCGAAGCGGATGTATTTGTTATCGGGCTGATCGGTGAGCGAGGGCGGGAGGTCACCGAATTTGTCGAGACGTTGCGTCATTCTGATAAATGCACGCGGTGCGTGGTGGTCTACGCGACCTCGGACTTCTCCTCGATTGACCGCTGCAACGCAGCGTTACAGGCAACGGCAATCGCTGAGTATTTCCGTGATCAAGGCCGGCAGGTGGTGCTGATGCTTGACTCCATGAGCCGTTACGCCCGCGCCCGCCGAGACCTCGCGCTGGCGGCGGGGGAGGCACCGGCGCGGCGCGGTTATCCCGCCTCGGTGTTCGATTCCCTGCCGCGTTTGCTGGAGCGTCCGGGCGTGACCGCCAACGGGAGCATTACTGCGTTCTACACCGTATTGACGGAAAGCGACGATGAAACTGACCCCATTGCCGAGGAGATTCGCTCCATCCTCGACGGGCATATCTACCTGAGTCGCAAGTTGGCCGCCAGCGGTCATTTTCCGGCAATCGATGTGCTCCGTAGCGCCAGCCGGGTCGCGCATCAGGTCACCGGCGCCGATGTTCAGCAACTGGCGGCCAGTACCCGCAAGGTGTTGGCTCGTCTCGAGGCGTTGCAGGTGTTGCTCGATTTGGGGGAATACCGACACGGTGAAAATGCCGCCAACGATCAGGCCATGGCCTGTCGCGATGCCTTGATGGCGTGGCTTTGTCAGGATTTGAAAGAGGGATGTGCACCTCAGGCCACGCTGGAGAGCCTGCATGGTCTCCTTGGCTAG